Genomic DNA from Mus musculus strain C57BL/6J chromosome 11, GRCm38.p6 C57BL/6J:
TCCTCTGTCCAGATGTTAAGAGGATGacggtggggctggtgagatggctcagcggttaagagcgccgattgctcttccaaaggtactgagttcaaatcccagcaaccacatggtggctcacagccatccgtaaggGGCGAGCTCCGCTGCAGGAGAGCAACCCCTGACACAACAGGGGACCTCAGTCTGCTGTGTCTAGGTGGGAACCCAGAGGGTGCGAGCAAAATTCCAGTATTTGTCTGGGAAAGGGCCCCTAGGGTTAGGCGAAGAGAGCCATCTACATTCCACCACACTGCCAGGACACCTACTCTTGGTTCAGGCTGTAGGGCATTCCTAAactgtttctcagttccttgttTTTGGGGGTGAGGGGAATGTAGTTGCTGGTCAGGGCATAATGTCACATGTACCTCTGCTGTGTGGGGGCTCTGGTCCAAGAATTTCTGTAACCTCATGGGACTGTTAAATTGGAAAGGCACCCATCCTTGGCTCCCATCCGTTGAACCATGTCCTACTATAAACAGTAGAATTTATACTTTGGTACAGTGGGTGGCTGTCTGAAAAATCCCTTTTTATATCTGGACAAGGGCAGATTGCAATTGCCACCGCTCCCTCTCCTTCTGGTACTCGGGGATGTGTTTGCGAGGCCTGAAGTTGTTCCTCGTAGCACAGCCTCATAGAAGTCGGCTGCACCAGTGGGCTCCTCAGTGAACTAGCCCCGGCCACAGTGCACATGGAATCTCATTGTTCAGTCACCACTTTTGAAATAAATTAATACAGCCACCTACTCATATTTTAGTTGTGTTGTACCTAGCTGCGCCCCGAGGGTCAGCAACAGGGTGTCAGGTCGGAATGATTCATTCTGTAAGGGACTAGGCAGCCATTGGccccagagggaggagggaatttTGGCAGCTTCACCAGCAGTCACAGGACATTGAGGGATGAACCAATGAAGGCATTTGGTCACTCTCTGGTACTTTTGTCCCTTCTTGCCAGCTGTCTCTTGGTGACTCAGCCACGGGAAGGCACAGGAAGGCATATGACAAGAAACTCGTGGCTTTTAGCCCCGGCAGGACAAGGCAAGCCAAGAGAAAAGATTTCATTAAGTGTTTGTACTCTTaatgaggaaagaaaggagtAGTAGGTACCATTCATGTTTATTGATTCCCCACCCCTATTATAAAATCTCTTCATTGTGTTCCtaaagacagagaaggaaggtaACTGTTGAGTCAGTGGCATGGTGAAGAGATGAGGCGCTCCTTGGTGGCTTACACAGTGGACTGGGGCAGATGCTCAGAGGGGCTGGTAGGTTGATTGTCGTCTGCGGGTGATGCAGAAGGCGATGAGCACCAGGGTGAGGAGGCCGAGGAGGACCAGGCCAATGATGAGAGGCAGCAAGAGGGACTGGTCACGGTTGCAAGAGAAACCTGGCAGAATAATGGGATCCCTGAGAATTGCTGCAGTGGTGGACGGGctaaaggtgggaggtgggggaggacggaagaggaaaggggatgaAGAAAGGCTGAGGAGCCAACCCATAGGTGAGAGCAGTCAGCAAAGGGGAAATAAGGCAGTCTTGTAGAGGAGGCGGAGGTCTAGAAAAAGAGTTCTGGGGAAGGTTTCCAGAGCAATGGGAGAGCTCTAGGAAAGAAGAAGTAGGTAGGGCTTACATGGCCCGAAGTGTCCCTTGTCAGGCAGCTGAGCAGCCTGTAGCCTTAGAGAGAGCAGGTCAAGGTGAACAGCTGGAGAAAGAACTATGCTTGCATTTCCACAGCAGAAGCTTTGGCCCAAGGGAGCTTGGAGCTCTCGAAGAGATGAATTCTGCGCCATGAATGTCCACTCTGCAGTAATTAGTAATTAAGAGTCAAATCCAGTCCTGACTCCTGAGTCCTCCCCACCAGCCCAGCACGCCCAGCCTAGACTTTTAGTGTGGTAAGGAGAAGAGATTACTCACGTGCTGCCTGTGGGAAGGACACATTGTATTCCACCGCCATGTAGTCCAGGTAGACTGTACTCGGGCTCTGATGTAGGTCCTTAAGGTGAACAGAAAGACTCAAGGCATCAGGGACAGAGGCATCCATGTCCACAGAGCAAGAACAGAGGCTCCGGGGGtacaggtatgggatatggaagaATAGAGGATAGAGACAAACTCAAGCTGTATACCTGTTTGAATCCAAAGGTAAGCTGTCCATAAGGAAATGAGAGAGACAGGTGGGGATGGGTACCGTCACAACCTCCCTGGACCTTGGTTTTGTTGGGATTCAAAACAGATATGCCCCAAGCCTGTAGAAGTGCAATGGTGGGTCTGAAATCACAAGAATGCTCCATCCAGTttatcccctcctcttctcttcctcttccctgctGAACGAGCCCAGGACTTGCCTCTTGCCCTCTTTAAGCCCCACTTTAGCTTTACCTTTCTTCCACCCTGAATTGGGTATAGGATTCGGATTTGAATTTGGGCTTGGAGCTGAACACAAGGCTGGGAGCCGTTGGCCCACGTGTAGTTCCCAAGAGCCCCCTTGGACCTTGGACTAGGCGAGGGTGGAGGTGGTCCAGGGTGAGGGCCAACAGTGGAGGATCTTGGACTAGTAGCAGTGCCATTTGTGGTGGGAGAAACTGTGGCATGAGAAATTGTGGCATTCCCAtgactggtggtggtggcagggtTATGAGTGACAGTTGTGGGTCCGGAGCTGGTGTGAACTGTGACATTTCCGTGACTGGTGGTGGTGGGCCTGTGGCTGGTCGTAGGGCTGGCTGTGCTTTCTGTGGCTGTAGGTGTCATCGTGAAGGATGGCAGGAGAGTAACGGCCTTTTTGTGAGGACAGTCTTCCTCTGTTCCTTGGGCTTTCAGTAAGAGATTGGTTGGCCACCCAGGTGCAGGCTCCTGCCCATgagccctccctcccccacctcccatttCTCCTTACCTATAAGCGGTCCTAGCAAGATCAGACACACAGGGAGCCGCATGGCAGAGATGCTCAGACCAGCTAGGCTACACCAGTTCCTTCCTCAATCCAATCCCCTTTGCCTTCTCttggaagaggaaatgaaaagccTCACTTCCCTTAACTAAAATAATCCCACCCCAAACCTGACTCAGACACCTCAGCTTTAGCAACCCACTCAAGCCATTGGTTTTCACAATTAGGCTGTGATTGGCAGTGACGTTCTCAGTGGGCGGTACAAAGCCTTGGTTACCTCGTGAGAATGAGGCAGCTGACTCACACGGAACTTACCTAAGCAAAACTTGCTCTACTTGGGAGCTTACAATGCAGCAGAGAAATGGGAAGCCCTTTCCTCATTGGTAAGAAATGCAACCCCACCCATGCACTCCAATCCTAGCACAGGAGGCCGAAGGCAGATGTAAGAGGTCAGCTTAGCCTATTTATTTAGTTGCAGGACAGGAAGAGCTACAGAACAACCATCTCCCTACATCCCCAAGGTGAGTTGACACCTACATCATCTGGGCTAGGCCTAACCAAccagttgaattttttttttttggtttttcaagacaggtattttgtgtagccttggctgtcctggaactcacttttgtagaccaggctagcctcgaactcagaaatccacctgcttctgcctccggcagaatgctgggattaaaggcttgcgccaccatacccagccagtTTAAGTCTTAATGCAGCAAGTTTCACTCATGTCTTGTGCCTAACACTGAGGCAAATTACCAAATGTTAGTAATGTGGGTCATTTGGTATTGCAGGAAGCAACATGGCAAATTCAGTAATCAACTAGTATGGGGGCAGGTGATCCACACTAGCAggtaggagggaagggaaagaaacaaGAAGCCCAAACAGGCAGTTTCCAAGTAATTTTATTCagaattttgtgtttgtttcctgaATCAATAAATACTATacaaaacaatgtaaaaatggctaccattttctctcccctgctcccctcACCAGGGGACAATTCCCTGGACAACCTCACTCAGGGGTTCTCCCTGTAGATTTGGTCCAGCAAatgaggccagccttgttttttagccccttgactcactTTTGGAGATTTGGCTGGGGTAGGAAAGCCTTTAGGAACGAGGTGACTAGGTTAGGGAAATGCATTAGTGTTTGGGGGGGGAAGGAGACGGCGCCTGGGGCAGAGCCTACCCCAAAGAAAAGGGTGTCTAAAATGTTCACGGTTCCTTCTTTTTGCCTCAAAAAGTGACATTTATtcatagagaaaaaaaactgaaacaaaaaaaaaaaaagccaaaacaaaaacaagatgtcCATCCCttggctccctcccctcccccctccagctCTTCCTTAGCCCCACCCCAGGACTGAACCCTGGGCTAGGGCCAGGTCGCAGGACAGCCCCTCAAATGAGGTCAGCAACGTTGAGGGGCATCTCTTCAATGGAGGTGTTGTAGAAAGTCTCAATGTCTCGAAGAGTCCTCTTGTCTTCTTCGGTCACCATGTTAATAGCCACACCCTTACGACCAAACCGACCACCTCGACCGATTCTGAGGGGGGTAAAAAGGATGATGGAACACTTGGGTTTCAGCATAGGGGTTGTTTAGTCTGTCAGACCTAGACTTACCTGTGGATGTAGTTTTCCCTGTTGGTGGGAAGGTCATAGTTGATGACTAAGGAGACCTGCTGCACATCAATGCCTCTGGCCTAGGTCAGGAAAGAATATAGCCATCAGAGGATACAATCTATCCTAATTAAgtaggcatacatgtaggcagcCAGAGGAGGGCAAAGGAAACAAGAGTTTCTTGTCCACCAGAGACCTCAGGCACGCCTGGTTTTCTTCCAAGTTGCTACGTTCCTGAAAAGGGCACACAGTCAGCCCTTTGGAGAGGGAATCACCTTGGACTAACTTAacttgtcttcctttctttccctgaaAGCATCTACTCACCAACAGGTCAGTGGTAATTAATACTCTGCTAGAGCCAGACCGGAACTCCCTCATGATCACATCTCGTTCCTTTTGGTCCATATCTCCGTGCTGGAAAACAAAGAGGTAGAAGCATTTGGCACAAGGCTcccaacacagacagacacacagagacacatagccaTTAAAACTCACCATGGCAGAAACAGTGAAATCTCGGGCATGCATCTTCTCGGTGAGCCAGTCCACCTTCCTTCTGGTGTTGATAAAGATGACTGCCTGGGTGATGGTCAGCGTCTCATACAAGTCACACAATGTGTCAAGCTTCCACTCCTGGAGATTCAGAAGTCAGGGGTTACACTCAACAACTTACTACCAGGTCTGCCTCCTGCACTGGGCCTCACCTCTCGTTCCACATTGATGTAGAATTGGCGGATACCCTCCAGGGTCAATTCTTCCTTCTTGACAAGAATCCGAATAGGGTCTCTCATAAATTTCTTGGTCACCTCAAGGACATCAGAAGGCATTGTAGCAGACAACAAAACTACCTAATGGGGAAAACAGCAGCCATGATGAGGGCACTGTACATTCCTCAGATCACAACCAAGCCCCTTGTGTCCTATCAACCTCGCCATTTGTCCACCTGTGTGTTGCTGTTGAGCTTCTGGAATATGTCATAGATCTGATCCTTGAACCCTCGGCTTAACATTTCATCTGCTTCATCCAGTACGAACATCTTGATGTATTTGGGGGCTAGAAGGCAGAAgaaaaaacaccaacacatagtGATcagacaaatgtgaaatacatGGAAATCTCTTGGTAAGAGGGCAGTCAAAGGGCAGATGTCTGCTCTCAGAATACAAGGACTGATCCTTTGCCCAAAGCTTCCCTGATAAGCCAGGCAAAAGCCCTGGTAAGTAGAACACTACCTGGGCTAAGGTAACAACAGGGAAGCCAGGCTCAGATGACACGCATGGGGTTCATCACAGAGCAACTCAGTTCTAAACTAAAGGAAAACTTGCATCCAAGAAAATGACATGTGGGAATGCCCACCAACTGTTACATGGTACTCACACAGGTATCTCCGGTTAAGCATGTCAAACACCCGGCCAGGGGTACCCACGATGATATGGGGAGCTTCCATCTGCAGCTTCTGCACCTCAGCACGCACATTGGTGCCCCCAATGCAGGCATGACAAGAGGCACCCATGTAGTCTCCTAATGCCATAACCACCTTTTGTATCTGAATGCAGAAGAACATCTACATTAACTCGGGCGGTACCCACGTAATTCTCTCTCAATCCCAGCACTACAACCACAAATGGCAGTGCTGAATCCCACCACACAGGTTCACAGTAATTTCCCCACCCCTACATGCAGCCTTGTAAAAAAACACCAGGCCAGCTCTACAAAGGCTTAGAAATCACTCTCCACCCTACTACCACATTCCAAATCCAAAGGCTGGGATTATGAACATAGCCTTATACCAACAATGTGTGTGATTATTTCATCCCTGCCACAGAACCAAGACTTAGTGTTCCACTAGAGCCAACATCCCCAGCTGATgtgcaaacaaaacccaaaatctaCAGGGCTCTAAGACGTCAATCCTCTTAATTAGCTTCAGGATTTTATGTGCCCTAGGCATGaaacagctttggccaccaagccaggcatcaagctaggatgaacaaaggactgccatttgctctgcccctgactgataTAAGAACAACACCACAAACAAGGTGCCTCTTTGCCCATTGCCAGGGGTGTGTCATAAACAGCTAAACCTGCCCAGCCAGCTAGATAGATTCTACcaatcctcttccccttcctcaaaagatgcattttcttttttctttttgctggtAAAGTTGGTGGTAATTAGGTCAGCAAATCTCAATAGAACTAAAAGCTGTCAACAAGACCCAGTGGCATTAAGACAATGTCCTCAACCTTCTTCTAATTGTCTTATTTTTAAGGTAAACGTcatagtactggctgtcctggaactagctctatggaccagggtggccttgaacttgcagtgcTCAATCTACCTGTATCACTCACCACTAGTACTCTTCTCTCTTAAACCAGTCATATAGGAAACACACCAatctcacctgctgagccaatTCACGTGTGGGTGCCAGAACCAAAGCCTGAGTGGCCTTTAGATCTAATTCAATCTGCTGCAGAATTGATATGGCAAATGTAGCTGTTTTCCCAGTCCCAGACTGGGCTTGAGCAATCACATCATAACCTACAACCAGATCAAGAATTAGATGTGCACCTTGGGATCAGAGGATATTTGAAACTTTACTTCATGACATCAGTAACAGAAAAAAGGTTGTAAATGAAATGGTAGAGGTTTGCAAACAAACTTTTGCCAAAATATTATGAACTCACAACAGCTTGTTAGACTAGATgtagagcaataaaaacaaagcCTCTAATTGGAAACAAACCCATGCATCCAAGGCATGACCTATGTACTAACAAAACTAAAAATCCAAGATCCAAGAAGGATGTTTCCTCCCGGTTGCTATGCCCACCAACTCCCTACCACTCTGTCCAGTCCAATCTAGTCCAGTACAAGTCTTACCCTTGATACAAGGAAGAATAGCTCGCTGCTGGATGGCAGAGGGCTTCTCAAAACCATAGGCATAAATACCACGGAGGAGGGACTCTGAGAGATTCATGTCATCAAAGCTATCCACAATCTCGTTCCAGTTACTCTGCaggattaggaaaaaaaaaaacttaggcaCTTCGAGTAACGTGTTTACACTAAAGCTGGAGTCACCTCATCCTACAGGTTGCTCTGTTCTACCACTCCAAATGTCTAAGGTCACTGTCACGCTAAGGAAGTGCCTGTTCTGACAAAATAAAGTGGGAACCGCAGGTTCTGGTCTTACCTCGATGACGCCTTCCGGCTCCATCCCGTCGGGGCCATTGTCTCTGGATCTGTTGATTCAAAGCACTAGTTTTGCTTCATGCCTTGACCAGAGTGGAAGCAACCAGCCCATTCCCGATCCAACTCCCATGTACTCCCAAAGAACCATCAAGAGGCACTTCATAGAGTGACGCTCCTTTAAGATCAAGCGGCTGTAAAGgacttcattcacacacacattcacactctctctctctctctcatacacaaaaCGCCGAGATGCGGTCTTTGCAGCCAGGCCCACATGTTCTAGGTCTGGTGGATCAAAGCGCGTGCACCTCCTGGATGAACACCAAGGCCACCGGAAGTCCCGCCTTCCACCTCCGAGTTCCGTGGGTGGGCCATCCCCTTCCCCCCACGTCATGCCGCCCGcgccctcccccactccctctggCCGGCCCCCCTCCACAGTACCCGGATGTGGGAGGCCGCGGGCGGTGGCGGCCTCGCGCACAATGAGCCCCAGCCGCGCTCGCAAAGGGGGAGATTGCACAACAGACAAGCGAaacaggctgggggaggggaatctCTCAAGCGGCCATGTGCTCATTCGCTCCGCCACTCGGCGGCGTCTCCCCCGCCATGGAACAATCCGCAACCCGCCCGCCCCCGTCGAGAAATGGCGTCGCCCTCCCATACCTCAGGCCGCTCACCCCCGAAGGAAAGTGGACCTGCCCATCCGCAGTTTGCCAATTGCCCGGCTTGTGCGGCAAAATGGACCCGCCCGCCAGGCGCCGGGTGGGTTCCCCGTGCCTCACGCGGCCGCTCCTCCGGGTTAGGCTCTTTCCTGGCCGTCAAGAAGGCCAGCGCCCTGATCGGCCGGTTTCTTCTTCCCCGACCCACATTCCAAGCGCGACGGAGGGACTCGCTGAAGACCGGGGCACCCCTGCTTGTCGCGAGTGGTACCGCCAGAACTCTCCGGAACCCTCGCTCGCACGCCCTGCCCGACACAGGGAGGCAGCCAGACCAGCCGGCTCCGGGCCGCGCAGCCGCCTCTTTCCCACGTTATGTCGCGACCTCATCTTGCCTTTCAGTATCCGAGCTTCGCGTACGGCGTTCCCACAGGCCGAGGCCTCGTGACGAAGCTCGCGCCCTCCGCCCTAGCCAGGTCGTCCTTCCCCGTAACCACACTGGGGTCAGCGGCGGCCATGggaatctcccccacccccccaaccccggACGGTTCCTCCCGGCTCGGTTCTCCCGCAACCTGGTAGGTTCGGTGCGATGGGCCTCTCAACTTCCCCACGGCGGGCCCTTTGGAGGGAACTACGGGGTAAGTAGCCATAACCTTTTGCAAAAGCCTTTCTTACCGAGAATCCTGACTCGCAGACATGATCCTTAGAATCTAGGGCGGAGTGCCCGCCTATCGACAACTTATAGAGCGTCCGACCCCGCCCCAGCCATCGCATTGGCTTGGCCACCTCTGCCCCGCCTGCCGGCGCTCTGCAACTCGACGTGACGTTACTTTGTAGGCGCTTTAGTTCGGACGCCCTATTGGGTAGTTTGAAAGCCCATCATGGCCTAGCCCCGCCCTATGGCCTCATTGGCTGAAGGGTCCGCCTTTCTCGCTGGTGCGGAAGTGACATACTTAAGTCGGGCCTCGCGGCGGGGCAGCCATCTTGGAACCCAGCACCTTTACACGTGCGGAGGCGATCGTGCCTTAGTCATGTGGCTCAGCAGGTCCTATCAAGCGACGGGGGTGAGGCCTTAGCCTCCAGGAACTTCCGGGCAGTCTGGACTGCCACTTTCCTTTACCTGGGTTTTCTTTACAGGacaagttttatttattcttccgtTCAGGAAAATATTGTAGCGATATCTCATTGGATAGTAAGTTTCCCCGACTGGAGACAAAAAGGATGGAACCCACTTTTGGGTTAAAGGGCATAGGGGGATAAGCTGTCAAGGATTGTCCCACTCAATCACTGGTTCATTTAGTATGTTTCCAGTTTCTCCTGGGCTTCCTTACATGAATAAGCGAGTCTTAATTCATATTTACTGCCATCTGCTCCCCGGGGATGGCATCTATCGAAAGCTGGACTCTCAAGCCCTGAAATGGGGATCGCTAACAGTGTTAGCTGGAAGAAGACCTGAGATAAAGCACAGCCACTATTTTGAGGCCCCTTAAGGAAGACCACCACTTGCATATCTTCAAAGGATCCTTTATTGACCAGAGCAGGACCGTggcatttttatatatatttatatatataaaaaaaagtttgaagATCGGGCAGGCAGTAATCCCTTTGCGCGTCCACCACCCCCACACTGTTTTCCTGCCCTCTGAACATGGAAGGaggaatggctgctccacctagGCCACAAGGCAACATTCTCCTATAGAGGGAGAAAGAGGCTTGCTTTTATGTGGCCATTCCCTTCCCATCAGAAATCAATATACTCgcagcaaaaaaaaacaaaatacagaaaccaaacatttaaatatgaaaatccaAAGGGAATTGGGTAGAGAAACAAAAAGGAACTAGAGTTTCTTGGGAAGGGTCTCCCTTTCCCCTGCCCACTGATGGGCTAAGGGTCTGGGGTATGAGGCTCACACAGTGAGTTTGCAGTGACACAGTTCCTTGTAGATCTGACGACGGAGTTTGGGCATGTCCTGCTGGGTGAAGCTGAATGGCTGAGACAGGGCCAGGTGCTTGCAGTACTGGGTGTTAACAAAGTAGACCATGAGAACAGTTTACTGAGCACCCTCCCAAGTCAGGACCTGTGCTACACATTTCACACAAAATACAtcttaatttctcagaaaataTCTGTTTCTCATACACACTGCCATTATAGACTAAGCCTGGGGCTTCAACAAGCCTACATAATATATCTGGTGTTTAAACTGGAAAATATATTTAGTTGGATGTTGGGAAGCCTCTATATCAGGACCAAAGCCAGAGATACAGTCCCAACTGAGGATGGAGAAAACCAATGAAACCAGGGTTTCTGTGCTAACACATAAAAGTACACCCTGCTGTGCAATCTGACTGAACCAAATGAGGCAAGAGCTACCAACAACCCCTAAGCTACTGACTGAGAGCTAAGAAGACCTTATCATTTGCTTACCTGTAATACAAAGGCACCACAGTCACTG
This window encodes:
- the Eif4a1 gene encoding eukaryotic initiation factor 4A-I isoform 2 (isoform 2 is encoded by transcript variant 2), whose product is MSASQDSRSRDNGPDGMEPEGVIESNWNEIVDSFDDMNLSESLLRGIYAYGFEKPSAIQQRAILPCIKGYDVIAQAQSGTGKTATFAISILQQIELDLKATQALVLAPTRELAQQIQKVVMALGDYMGASCHACIGGTNVRAEVQKLQMEAPHIIVGTPGRVFDMLNRRYLSPKYIKMFVLDEADEMLSRGFKDQIYDIFQKLNSNTQVVLLSATMPSDVLEVTKKFMRDPIRILVKKEELTLEGIRQFYINVEREEWKLDTLCDLYETLTITQAVIFINTRRKVDWLTEKMHARDFTVSAMHGDMDQKERDVIMREFRSGSSRVLITTDLLARGIDVQQVSLVINYDLPTNRENYIHRWSVWS
- the Eif4a1 gene encoding eukaryotic initiation factor 4A-I isoform 1 (isoform 1 is encoded by transcript variant 1); translation: MSASQDSRSRDNGPDGMEPEGVIESNWNEIVDSFDDMNLSESLLRGIYAYGFEKPSAIQQRAILPCIKGYDVIAQAQSGTGKTATFAISILQQIELDLKATQALVLAPTRELAQQIQKVVMALGDYMGASCHACIGGTNVRAEVQKLQMEAPHIIVGTPGRVFDMLNRRYLSPKYIKMFVLDEADEMLSRGFKDQIYDIFQKLNSNTQVVLLSATMPSDVLEVTKKFMRDPIRILVKKEELTLEGIRQFYINVEREEWKLDTLCDLYETLTITQAVIFINTRRKVDWLTEKMHARDFTVSAMHGDMDQKERDVIMREFRSGSSRVLITTDLLARGIDVQQVSLVINYDLPTNRENYIHRIGRGGRFGRKGVAINMVTEEDKRTLRDIETFYNTSIEEMPLNVADLI
- the Cd68 gene encoding macrosialin precursor, which produces MRLPVCLILLGPLIAQGTEEDCPHKKAVTLLPSFTMTPTATESTASPTTSHRPTTTSHGNVTVHTSSGPTTVTHNPATTTSHGNATISHATVSPTTNGTATSPRSSTVGPHPGPPPPSPSPRSKGALGNYTWANGSQPCVQLQAQIQIRILYPIQGGRKAWGISVLNPNKTKVQGGCDGTHPHLSLSFPYGQLTFGFKQDLHQSPSTVYLDYMAVEYNVSFPQAAQWTFMAQNSSLRELQAPLGQSFCCGNASIVLSPAVHLDLLSLRLQAAQLPDKGHFGPCFSCNRDQSLLLPLIIGLVLLGLLTLVLIAFCITRRRQSTYQPL